A segment of the Deltaproteobacteria bacterium genome:
CAACCGGCTCTCTCTCCACGCGCTCCACCATGTAGCGCAAGTCATCCATAGGGATGTTGCGACCACCGAGACCGGCAACAAAGCTGCTAATGTTGCGATCTTTCTTCTCTGCCCGGGGGAAAGACCAGCGGACATCGCTGGCCAGAATGCCGCCTCTGCCAAGAGAAAGGCATTTTTCGAGAACCACGATGTTCATCTTGTCTTTCAAGGCATTGTATACCTCTTTGCGGGGAAAGGGCCTATAGGAACATATCTGCAGGAGGCCTACTTTCTTGCCTTCCTCTTCGAGCTGGTCGATGAGCTCCTTGATGGTGCCCACCACCGAGCCCATGGAGACAATTGCCAGGTCTGCCTCCTCCAGCTTGTAACTCTTGACAAAACCGCCGCTTTCTCTGCCAAAAGTGCGGGCAAACTCGGCACTGACCTCTTTGATGGTCTCCTCGGATTTCTCCAGTGCCCGGTGTAAAATGTAGCGAGTCTCCATATAAAAACGGGGATCAGCATACAGCCCAATGCCTCTCGGCCACCTGGGATCCACAATGTGCCGTGGTTTAAAAGGGGGCAGAAATTCATCAATCTCCTTCTGCTCCGGCATATCCACCGGTTCATAGGCATGGGTGAGAATAAAGCCGTCCATGCACACCATTACCGGCAGAAAGGTCTGCTCTGCTATCTTGAAGGCCTGCACGTGGAGATCAGCCGCCTCCTGATTGTCCTCAGCGTGCAGTTGAATCCAGCCCGCATCCCGTACTGCCATGGAATCCTGCTGGTCGTTCCAGATACTGAGAGGAGCAGAAATGGCCCGGTTGGCGCAGGTGAGCACAATCGGCAGTCGCATGCCAGCAATACAGTAGATCACCTCACTCATCAGCAAAAGCCCCTGCGAGGTGGTGGCTGTGTATGCTCGAGCCCCAGCTGCACTGGCGCCCAAGACCACCGAGGCTGCCGAAAACTCACTCTCCACGTTGACAAACTCTGCATCCAGTTGACCGGTCTCGACAATCAGAGCCAACTCTTCCACAATATGCGTCTGGGGAGTAATCGGGTAGGCCGAAATCACATTGGGTCGGCACATGGCCACAGTATGGGCAACTGCATGTGAACCTTCGATCTGTTTAAGCATCGTACTTCCTCTTTTCCATAATTTCCACAGCCCGCTCTAAGGCCGCTATGTTGCTTTCGCCGACTCTTCCCGGAAACTTTTCCATGATGGCCTCCTGCACCGCATTCACACTCACCAGTCCAGTAAGGGAGCAGAATGCCCCAATCATGATGGCATTGGGAATGGGTCTGCCAATGATCTCCAGGGCAATCTCGGTGGCCGGAATAGTCTCCACCCGAGCTGTAGTCTTCAGATTCAAATCCTCCGGACCGATTTCAGCATTCACCACAATCAACCCATCAGGCTTCAGACCTTCCAGAACCGGTACAGAGCCAATCAAGTGATGGTCTTGGACGATCAGGTAGTCCGGTGTTCTCACCTCTTCACGAGTCCTGATCTTTCTGTCGTCAATCCTCACGAACGCCTGCACAGGGGCACCCACTCGTTCAGCGCCAAACGAGGGAAACGCCTGGGCAAACTTGCCGTCCTTGAATGCAGCAATGGCCAACAGTTCGGCTGCGGCAACATTTCCCTGTCCGCCGCGACCGTGTATTCTGATTTCAATCATGCCTGCACCTTCGTCAATAGTTGCGCAAATCGACACCTCGTCCCCCGTATAGCGAGGGACTGCCCTTATCACTAGCCTGAAATGTCCATTTCCCGGCAACCAGCAACTCGCAAATGGATATAGAAGACTGACCGCAAGCGCAAGGGGAATGGCTGTGTTTTGCTTGGCAGGGTGTTCTGCAGAAACACGCATCCCGCGGGGAATCTCTCAGATTGAGAAACTACGCTCTACCTTTCCTGGAAAGCAGCCGGTCATCCTGGTTCAGTTCCCCTAGGAAAATCAGGCCCTGTTGTTGTAACCAATTGTGAAAAAGCAGTCAAGCACTCATTCTGCCATGTTGCCCTTTTCTCCTGGAAAAGAGATTTACTGTCAATCACTCGCCTACCTTCTTCCGTGAACTTCAAAGAAGTGGTATAAGAGATAGCACTATGATGTTTACCAAGTTAATTTACACCTGAAAGCCTTGGCTGGGTGAATAATAGCGATTGATCTCAATGGAAAAACATGGTTCAACTGAAAGCAGCTGCTTAGAGTGCTCCCATTCCGGATGGTTCCTGGGCTCCCATGTCTCTTTCTGCTTGATATCCAGGGAGTCCGGAGGAAGGTGAGGACAGGAGGAGACATGTTCGAAAATTATCCAAAAGAGGTTATCCTAAAAGAGGGCACACGATGCACCCTGAGGCCCATGATCAGAGACGACCAAGACGCCCTCTACAGGTTCTTCCTTTCATTGCCTGAAAAGGACAGGAAGTACCTGCGACATGATCCCACTGACCGAAGACTCATTGAAAAGTGGTGTCGAGAACTCGATTATGGCAGGGTATTTCCCATCCTGGCAGAGCATGAGGGAAAAATCGTCGCCAATGCCACCCTTCACCGGCAAACCTTTGGCTGGGGAAAGCATGTGGGCGAGATCAGGGTCACCATTGCAGCGGACTTCCAACAACAAGGTCTGGGTTCTCTGCTCCTGGAAGAACTTTCTGCGGTAGCCCGCAAGATGGAACTGGAAAAACTCTGCGCCCGCGTGGTAACTGCCCAACCTGAAGTCATCAAAGTATTTGAAAAAAATGGCTTTATCCAGGCAACCGTACTGAAGAACTTCATCAAAGACGTTCAGGAACATGATTACAAGGATATCGCTATTCTCAGCAAAGACTTGAAATAATCCAGAGGATCAAGAGCAGGCAAGGAGATATTATGCGAGAGGTGGTAATCGCCAGTGCTGTCCGCACCCCCATCGGCTCTTTTGGAGGTACCCTGAGAGATGTGCCAGCCGTCGACTTGGGAAGCATTGCCATAAAAGAGGTTCTTGCCAGAGCCAAAGTCCGTCCAGAAAAGGTTGACGAAGTAGTCATGGGAAATGTGCTGCAGGCTGGACTGGGACAAAATCCGGCCAGACAGTCAGCAATTCATGCCGGCTTGAGCCAGTACATCCCTGCAGTTACCGTAAACAAGGTGGGCGGCTCGGGCATGAAAGCTGTAACCATGGCAGCCCAGGCCATAAAGGCTGGCGATGCGGAAATTATAGTTGCCGGGGGCATGGAAAACATGAGCGAAGCCCCCTTTGTGCTGCCGCATTCCAGGTGGGGCCAGAGAATGGGCCACGACCAGCTTATAGACATTATGCTGCAGGATGCCCTGTGGTGTTCCTTTGGCCATCAACCGTTGGGGGTAACCGCCGAACATATTGCTGAAAAATTTGGCATCAGTAGGGAAGAACAGGATGCCTATGCCCTGGAGAGCCACCGAAAGGCGATTACAGCCATCAATGAGGGCCGCTTCAAGAAAGAAATTATTCCAGTAACAGTGCCCAGACTGAAGGCAGAGCCGATCATCTTCGACACGGATGAACATCCTAGAGACGATCTAACCATGGAGGAACTGGCAAAGTGTAGACCAGCTTTTAAAGAAGACGGCACTATCACTGCCATGAACTCGGCAGGAATTAACGACGGCGCAGCAGCCCTCCTGCTCATGAGCGCAGAAAAAGCCTTCACTATGGGCATCAAACCTCTGGCCAAAATAGTGGCCTATGACTATCAGGGGTGCGAACCCGAGTTGATGGGCACCGGGGCAATCTATGCTGCTCGAAGTGTTATCCACAAAGTGAGTGAAAAACTGGGCAAACCGGTTGACCTGGTGGAACTGGTGGAAGCCTTTGCTGTGCAGGCCATCGCCTGTCTCAGAGAGCTGCAGCTCGACCCGCAGATTGTCAACGTCAACGGCGGCACCATTGCCCTTGGCCACCCTGTGGGCTGCAGCGGAGCAAGAATCTTAACCAGCCTTCTTTACGAGATGGAGAGGCGAGACGCCAAGGTTGGCCTGGCTGCTCTCTGCATTGGCGGCGGCATGGGCATAGCCACTGTTCTGGAAAGGGAGTGGTATTTCTAGACTTCGAGATTGACTTTTCCATACCTTGGCGAAATGGAGGTCTACCGCAGATGATATTACATGACTACCCAAAAGTGGTGAATCTTCGAGACGGCACATCGATCACAATCAGACCCCTTCGCAAAGATGACGAAGAGGCTCTCTACGATTACTTCAATCGCTTGCCTCCAGAAGATCGCCTGCGTCTCAAGGACGATGTTACCGACCGCAAGGTAATCGAAAACTGGATCCTGGATCTAGACTATGACTCCGTGCTGCCGCTGCTGGCTCTCCACAACGACCGGATAATCGCCAACGCTACCCTCCACTTCAGCCCCATCGGCTGGACTAAACATCAGGCCGAGATTCGCATCACCAGCGACCCGGAGTACAGGAAAAAAGGGCTGGCAACTATTCTCATCGAAAACCTGATCGATATTGCCATCGATCTGGGCCTGGAACAGCTGACCGCTGAAATTGTCCCAGAACTGGACAAGGCTCGCGTCCTTTTCGAGAAATTGGGGTTCAGACAGGCTGGAGTGCTCAAAGGCTTCATCAAGGACATCCAGGGAAACTACGCAGACCTGGTTCTCATGGTCAGAGACATTCGCTGGTGAGAATTCTGGAGCTCAATCACCTTTACACTTGCTGCAAAACATCTATATACCCAGCGCGCCTCTTTTTTTATTTCCCTGGAGCGGCCACAAGATCAGTCTCCTTTCGGCTGGGGGGAGATCGATCCCATGAGCGGATATTGTCAGTACTGGTTTTTCTAGAGATCTGAGCCCTTCCTCTTGTAAAATGAAATGAAAATCCTAGTCATTGAAGACGACCCGGTAATTACTGAATTCTTGTCTACAGGTTTGACCTATGAAGGCTACGAGGTGGCAGCAAGCGCTACTGGGAAAGCGGCTCTGCATGAGTTGCGGCACAGGGCTTACGACCTGATAATACTGGATATTATGCTTCCAGACCTAGACGGCTTTGAGGTTTGTCGACACATACGCTCTCATGATTCAGAGCTGCCAATTCTCATGCTCACGGTCAAGAAGGAAGTATCCGACCGGGTGAAAGGTTTGGACAGTGGTGCAGACGATTACTTGACAAAACCTTTCAGTTTCGACGAACTTCTAGCCCGCATTCGGGCACTATTGCGCCGCAGCGGCAAGACCCTCAAGAACAGAAAATTGCAGGCTGAAGGCATTGTACTCGATGTGGAGTCGCGGGAAGTAAGCCAGTATGGCAGGAGAATCGACCTTACTCCAACAGAATTCCGTTTGCTGGAACTCTTCATGCGTCACCCGCACCGCGTCTTTACCAGGGAGACGCTTCTGAATCGAGTGCTCGGTTACGATTATGATGGGGGCACCAATGTCATTGACGTCCACATAAGCCACCTGCGCAGGAAATTAGGCGATCGGCCGCCACGCCTCATTCGAACCGTGTATGCCATGGGCTACGCCTTTTACCCGGAGAGCGGCAAGTGAGAGGCTGGGAAGAATTCTCTTTGCGAGCACGTCTTGTTCTGCTTTACGCTGTCCTGCTCATCTTTTCCGTGGTCCTGGTGGGCTGTTATTCTTACTGGAATATCTGGCAGTTGTTCATCAGCAACAAGAGCAGTCATTTGCGCGCCAGGGCAAAGCCTATTATAGAGCACTGGCTTCTTGACAAAGATCTGGCAAAGGAAGATCCCTCTCTCTTGCATCTCGATCCTCGGGATGCCCTTGTCTTGGCCCGGGATCTGACGTCTCGAGATGCCGTTGCCATTGTCCTGAATCGGCAAGGCGAAATAGTTGCCAACGGCAAACGGCTGCCTGAAGAACCAACGGCGCCGCCGCCTGCTGGGCAGTATTTGCGCCAGGCCCTCTCCGGAAAAAACGAAATTACCTACCGCAGTGAAGTAAATGGCAAACCTGTACTGGTCCTGCTGATCCCGCTTCGTCCATTGCCGGCAAGCCCCCAGATTTTCGGCGTCATCCAGATAAGCACTCTGCTCACAGATATCAACCAGATCCTCTTCCGTCATGGTGCCATGCTGATTGCTGTGGTAGCCGTTATCTTGATTTTGGGAATCGCCGTCGGCTTCTGGCTGATTGGCGTCAGCTTGAAAGACTTGCGCAGTCTGGTGACAATCTGCAATCAAATCAGGGAGGGGAATTTTACCCGGCGAGCGCACCCCAAGAATCGCCGGGACGAAATCGGCCAACTGGCGGCCTCGTTCAACCAAATGGTGGACCAACTCGAAGCCACTTTTGCGGCGCAGCGACGTTTTGTGGCCAATGCTGCTCATGAGCTGTTCACGCCGCTCACCGGCTTGCGCGGTTCTCTGGAAGTGCTGCTGCGGGGTGCCCAGGACGACGCCGCAGCCACTGCTCGCCTCTGCCGGGGCATGTTCAAGGAGGTCAACCGGTTGATCCGGCTCTGTGATCAACTCCTGGGGCTGTCCCGCCTGGCAAGCTCGGCCAACGTTCGCAAACAAAAAATCATTTTGGCCGACTTCCTTTATGATTTCAAACAGCAGGCGCAAGTCCTGGCTCCCAACCGCTCCCTGATCATACAGAATGGACCTTTCGCCGCCGTAAGCGCGGATCCTGACCTGCTGAATCAAATTCTTTTGAACCTTCTTACCAATGCTCTCCGCTACTCTCCGCCGGAGACGCCCGTAATTGTAGGTTGGCGACTACTGCCGGGGCAGGTTGAAATCCGACTTGCAGATCAGGGAATTGGCATGGATAAAGAAACCTTGTCCCACATTTTTGAACCGTTTTATCAGGGGAAATCTGCAGCAGTTTCAGGTGAAAAAGGCACAGGACTGGGACTGGCATTGGCAAAATCCATGGTTGCCGCCCACGGCGGCAACCTACGGGTGGCAAGCGAGCCCGGCAAAGGCACAACAGTTTATTTTACCCTTCCCCTCGAGTAACACAACCCCACCCCTGGCAGCGATCCTTCCTGAAAAATCTTAATCTTTTCTTAATATCTCCTTCCGGACTTCTTAACCTTTGTTCACTATTCTGAAATAAGCAGGCAAAAGGGGAGGGACGTATGCCGAAGTACTCGAGCAAAAAGACAGCCAAGTTTCTGGTCCCAGCCATAGCCCTGCTCTGTGACGGCTGTGCCCTGAACGGACCGCCACCTCCCGTATTTCCCGGCCTGTTCAACTCGAGTTTTGCCTGGCTGGTGATCGGACTCTTATTAATGATTGGCATTCTGGCCTGGAAAAAACTCAGTTATTCCAGACTGCCGCCAATAGATTATCTGACCGACGCTGTCAATGCCATCAATGAGCGGCTAACCATTCTGGAGCAGAAAATAGAGCAGGCAGAAAAGAGACAAGATGAACACAACAAATAGACCTACCGCAAGGTAAGGAGAACACCATGAAGAAAGTTTGCCTTGTTTTCGTCATCCTGTTGTCCGTTATTTTTTTTGCAGAGAACTCTTTGGCACAGACAATAGCTGGGCCACCATTGTTGCTGCAGCAAGTTCCCGCACCTCCTCCTGCACCGGGTGTTTCACCGGGTCAACCAGTCGCACCGCCGCCGCCGGGCCCGGGAATGGCGGTTGGCCAGACTATCCCCCCCAGCATCCTGCTGACCAATCTGACGAAAGCAGTCGCTGCTGTCAAGAGGCTCGGCAGTCGGCTCTCGCCGGGAAAAGTCTGGATCGGGCGCGGTCCTGGTGGAGAGATTGAAATAAAGGCCGGCCTGTTGTACCAGGGCATTGTCATTGCTGCCTTGCATTTTGATCCCCGCAACGGCAGGATGCTGCCCCTGGGCATCAGTCCCCATGCATATCAGATCGGCATCCAGCTGGCAGCCTTAAAGGCCCGCCTGGCAAACATGATCAAGAAGTTGAAAATCCTCAGTGCCGCGGAGTTTGTGGACCCTGAAGTGAGCTGGTCTTTTCCTGTTGCCTTGGGCAATACCATTGTTACCCATGTCAAAGTCTACTATGACGGCACGCACATCGTGCAAGATTATGCGGCAAGTCAGGAAATGATGTTCTATGGCCAATAAGGTTTATTCTGCGACTGTTTTCGCCCTGAAAAACTCTCTGCTGTCTGTAGTACTGCTCATAGCATCGTTGGGCCTGGCGGTGGCTTTTCGACAGCCTCTGGAGCGCTTACCATCTCTTGTAGACTGGAACACCATCATCACCCTGAGCGGCCTGTTGATGGTCACCACGGGGATCAAAGAGAGTGGTCTGTTTTACCTGCTGGCCTACCGTCTATGTCAAAGGATCGACAGAGAACGGTTTCTCGCCCTGCTGTTAGTTTTTCTTTCGGCAATACTCGCCATGTTTTTGACCAACGACATCGCTCTATTTATCATGGTTCCACTTACTCTGAGCCTGCAACAGATCACGGAAAACGATTACAGCAAGATCATCATTTTTGAAGCCATTGCCGTAAATGTCGGCTCATCACTGACGCCTATCGGCAATCCTCAAAACATCTTTCTCTGGCACCGCTGGGACGTTTCCTTCCTGCTTTTTGCTAAAGAAATGGCTCCGTTGGTTCTTATGATGTCACTCTGGCTGTCTGTCATGACCCTTCTGTGTTTTTCCCCGAGGGAAATAAGAGTTGCTAATCGCCATTATCCCACTGTAAATCGTGGTCTGTTTATCCTGTGTTCTCTTTTGTTAGTTGCATTTATTATTGCGGTTGAGCTGGACTACGAAAGATATTTTCTGGCAGTGGTCTTTGTTGTTCTGTTGCTGTCCCACAGAAACGTCATCCTGAAAACCGATTGGGGACTCATTTTTCTGTTCATTTTAATCTTCATCGATTTGAATCTGATCTGCCGCTTTCAGGCAGTACATGATCTGCTTTCCAGGTTGAATTTTAATCATATTCCTACTCTGTTTCTCTCCGGAGCTTTTTTTTCGCAAGTAATCAGCAATGTGCCAGCAACTATTTTGCTGGCCAATTATTCAACTAATTTCAAGATAATCGCCTATGCTGTCAACATTGGTGGCAATGGTTTATTGATCAGTTCCCTGGCCAACTTGATCGCTTTGCGGTTTTCTCAGAAGCGCTCCAACTATCTAGTTTTTCATGCTTATTCCCTGTCCTTTTTCATGATCTCCCTGATTTCATCTTATTATTTATTTACCTAGATCACCCGGTTGTTCTTCACGGAACTGCGTCAAGCACTGGAGAATCTACTCTCCCTCCATGCCTAACTGGCAACTGGAGGCAGCAGGTCTGCGTTAGTACCTGAAAATCCTCCAAAATCCATCTCCTACTCCCATGGAAAATATGAACTCCGGGGACAGCACCAGCATATATTTTTATTGGTGCTTCCGATGGCAGCACAGATATATATCGAGATTTTATATTTGACACATCGACTTTTTCCATATTATAGACAGCTGACATAATCATCCCTGCAACGAGGTCACCTGTGATATACGATTTTGGCTTTACCTGAAGGCTGTCAGCCATCTAACCGGGCTTGTTAGAGGAAGCCTTGTGGCAAAATCGTAGCCAAGCCGGCACTGTTTTTTTCAGCATCAAACAAGCAATTCTAGTCGATTTCGGCACCATTCCAGTCAAACTCTAACCAGAAAAGCATGTCTGTTGAGTCCAGTAGCAGGCAATGGTTGACTTCTCTAGAGGCAGCCAGTTTCCTGGCAAGGAGGAATGTTCAATGAAAACCCGTGCCATTGTCGCCGCACTAATAGCCTATTTTACCTTCGGCATCTGCTCAACTGCTTTTTGCAAGAGTCATTCAGGAGTTGTCACCATAGAAGTCGATCTCTTAGCCCAGGCTCAGGGGCAGATTGCCCGCCTGTGGATCCCTTACCCTGTTTCTGACCGAGAGCAGCTCATCAGTGACATTCGTACATCTGGCAATTATTCTGCAATGGCAGTTTATACGGACCGGACTTATGGTACGGCCATTCTTTATGCGGAATTGCCGCGCCATGCCAGGAGCCGAAAGTTGAAGTTTTCCTTTGCGGTTGAACGTCAAGAGGTTCGCTGTGACGATCTTCCCCTACAGGAAAGCAACTGGAACCCTGGCGATTACGCCCTGTTCCTCAAACCAACCACCCTTGGCCCAATCGACGGTGAAGTGAAAAAACTGTCCGACAGCATCACCAGAGGAAAAAAGACATTAGTGGAAAAAGCTAAAGCAATCTATGACTGGACCTGTGAGAATATGTATCGGGATCCGAAAGTCGTGGGATGCGGCAAAGGTGACGTGTGCCAGCTCCTGAAGACCCGAGGAGGAAAATGCACGGATATCTCCTCTGTGTTTATTGCCCTGGCCCGCGCTGCCGGTGTGCCCTGTCGGGAGGTCTTCGGCATCCGCCTGGGGCAAAAGACCAGCGAAAACATCACTGCCTGGCAACACTGCTGGGCTGAATTCTTTCTACCAGGCTATGGCTGGGTCCCGGTCGATCCTGCAGATGTGCGCAAGGCAATGCTTCGCGAGAAACTGGCTCTCCAGGACGCGAAAACCAAAGAATACCGGGATTACTTCTGGGGCGGCATCGACGCCTACCGTGTGGTTATTTCTCGGGGCCGCGATATTACACTCAATCCTCCACAGGAAGGTGCACCACTCAACACCTTTGCCTATCCTTATGCGGAAGTGGGGGGGAATCCACTAGATTTCTATGATCCGGCATCGTTCATCTACAGCATCACCTATCGCCAAAAATGATAACTCGGGCAGTCTGGTGGGCGTGGTCGACCAGTACTTACCCTAGAGCTTCCAAGAAAATTCTATAGATCATGGAAAGCTGGCTTTGTTGTTCTCCACAGGGAAAATGAGCATATCCAATTGGTTGTATAAGTTATGTCGCTGGGTTCTTGCCGGAGTCTTCATATATGCTGGCTTTAGCAAGCTTGTGGAACCTGGGGCCTTTGCTGCCCTGCTCGAGGCTTATGGCGTCGTTCCTGCAAGTCTGCTCCTGCCTGTAGCCATTTTCCTGCCAGCCCTGGAAGTGGCTGCCGGCCTCGGCTTGGTGTTCGACATTGAAGGTAGCCTTGCCTTGATTGCTGGTCTCCTCGGGCTTTTTGTCAGCATGCTGATCTATGCCATCTGGATAGGACTGGATGTGGACTGCGGCTGCTTTGGTTCGGAAGAGCTTACAGCCGCAGCACTTCACAGTCTCCGCCCAGCCCTTTACCGTGATTTGTTCATGCTTGCCGACGTCGTTTTTCTCTATGTATGGCGCCGCTGTACCGCCACCAGGCCCGTAGAGGCAAGACAGCTGGTAGATAAATTATTGAACAAGAGGAGGACTAAAGATGCCTACGTCTAAATCAGTGCTGATATCGATGGTCATTATCATTCTGGCAGCTGCACTGGCAAATCCGGCCATGGCTTTTTGGGGCAACAAATTCGAGAAAGAGGTGGAAAAGGAAGCCCTGGCAGTAAAACTCGTCCGGGAGGTGCAGCGAGGGGGCTACCATGTGGTCACCACCGAAGAACTCAAGGTATGGCTCGACTCTGGCAGGGATATGGTGATAGTGGATGCCATGCCGTACGATGCCAGCTACAAGAAGCAACATATACCCGGAGCAGTGCAATTCCTCTTCCCCATCCCAGAGATGAAGGAATGGGACAGCGAAAAAACAGGCGGCAAGACACCGGAAGATTTTATGAAACTACTTGGCAACGACAAAAACAAGGTTATCATTATTTATTGCGGCTTTGTCAAATGCACCCGCAGCCACAACGGGGCAGCCTGGGCCGTAAAGCTCGGTTACAAGAATGTCTATCGATATCCGGGTGGCATTTTTGCCTGGAAGGGAGCAAAATATCCCACAGAAAAGGCAGAGTAAGAGATGTCTGGTCAGGCAATTTTGGCTAGCACTGTAGACAGAGCACCCGAACCCGAGAGACAGACCTGAAAACTCTGTCGATAATGATTTGCGCCAATTGTCTCGGAGACTGGATTTGGTAACAGAAAGCAGTTGTCATGAATGTGGGACACACGGTCACGACATGGACGCTGGAGACAAGGGACTTGTTTCACAGGAAGTCAAGTAGTTTGTCGGAAGGATAATCATTTGATGGTAATGAAACTTGTTTTTGTCTGTCCGACCCATAAAAAAGTATTCAGAAGTGCAGATTTCACTATCCTGGACAACAAGGGTATCATCACAGGTCCCGCAGGTGAAAAGACTCTAGATGCCAAGGTAGTGCTCAACAGCCCTTGTCCGTTTTGCAGTGAAAAACATACCTACCGTGCAACTGAGTTATCCTGTCCATTTGACCGTTCAGAAGATTTGGAAATCCGCAGAGGGAGAACGCCCATGGGGCAAAGCAAGAAAATCCGTTTGACTGCAACAGTAGCCGGCTCTGGCTGAGCCTCCAAACTGCCTCCAGGGGACCTGGATAGAGCGCTGTGTGGCATGGTCTTTCCAACCGACAACAATGTAATCATAGGCCTGGATCGTGCGGACGACGCCGGCGTTTACCAAATTTCTGCAGACCTGGCATTGATCCAAACCGTTGATTTTTTCACACCCGTGGTGGACGACCCTTACTGGTTCGGCCAAATTGCTGCCGCCAATGCCCTGAGCGATGTCTATGCCATGGGCGGCACGCCAAAGACAGCCATGAACCTGGTAGCATTTCCGCTTGGGGAAATGGATCTCACAATTCTGCGGCAAATCATCCAGGGCGGCATCGACAAACTCCGGGAGGCCGAGGTTGTTCTCATTGGCGGACACAGCGTCGATGACAAAGAGCTCAAGTACGGTCTGTCTGTCACCGGCGTCATACATCCGAACCGGGTAATTGCCAAAACAACCCTGCAGCCTGGAGACCGGCTGATTTTGACCAAGCCGCTGGGCTTCGGCATCATCAACACTGCCATCAAGGCGGCTATGGCTTCTGCAGAACTTACTGCCGAAGTGACCCGGTTGATGGCCACCCTGAACCGAGACGCCGCCAGGACCATGGCGGACTTTAAAGTGAGCGCCTGCACAGACGTGACCGGCTTCGGGCTGCTGGGACACCTGGCTGAAATGGTGTGCGGCTCGCGCACAAGTGTGCGGCTCCATTCAGCCCAGGTGCCGGTCATGGCCGAAGCTCTGGAATACGCAGCCATGGGACTCATTCCGGCCGGAGCTTACAAGAACAGAGAGTTCCGGGAACAGATGATCACCTTTGCTGAGACCGTACCCCGCCCTCTTCAAGACGTGCTGTTCGACCCGCAAACATCAGGTGGACTGCTGATCAGCCTCAGCAGGGATCAGGCTGACAGTCTGCTTTCGGCCCTTAAAGATGCTGGCATTACCGATGCTGCTTATATTGGCGAAATAACAGACAATCCGGAAGAGAAGATATGGGTAGTCTAGAGCTGTCTTTCAACAAACGGTGATGAATTGGTAATCTGGGAGAGATAAGAAATGAAAGAGATCGATGCCCGGGGTCTGGCC
Coding sequences within it:
- the porA gene encoding pyruvate ferredoxin oxidoreductase is translated as MLKQIEGSHAVAHTVAMCRPNVISAYPITPQTHIVEELALIVETGQLDAEFVNVESEFSAASVVLGASAAGARAYTATTSQGLLLMSEVIYCIAGMRLPIVLTCANRAISAPLSIWNDQQDSMAVRDAGWIQLHAEDNQEAADLHVQAFKIAEQTFLPVMVCMDGFILTHAYEPVDMPEQKEIDEFLPPFKPRHIVDPRWPRGIGLYADPRFYMETRYILHRALEKSEETIKEVSAEFARTFGRESGGFVKSYKLEEADLAIVSMGSVVGTIKELIDQLEEEGKKVGLLQICSYRPFPRKEVYNALKDKMNIVVLEKCLSLGRGGILASDVRWSFPRAEKKDRNISSFVAGLGGRNIPMDDLRYMVERVEREPVEFDFLGLKKELIAERDL
- a CDS encoding pyruvate ferredoxin oxidoreductase subunit gamma, whose product is MIEIRIHGRGGQGNVAAAELLAIAAFKDGKFAQAFPSFGAERVGAPVQAFVRIDDRKIRTREEVRTPDYLIVQDHHLIGSVPVLEGLKPDGLIVVNAEIGPEDLNLKTTARVETIPATEIALEIIGRPIPNAIMIGAFCSLTGLVSVNAVQEAIMEKFPGRVGESNIAALERAVEIMEKRKYDA
- a CDS encoding GNAT family N-acetyltransferase, which translates into the protein MFENYPKEVILKEGTRCTLRPMIRDDQDALYRFFLSLPEKDRKYLRHDPTDRRLIEKWCRELDYGRVFPILAEHEGKIVANATLHRQTFGWGKHVGEIRVTIAADFQQQGLGSLLLEELSAVARKMELEKLCARVVTAQPEVIKVFEKNGFIQATVLKNFIKDVQEHDYKDIAILSKDLK
- a CDS encoding acetyl-CoA C-acetyltransferase, producing MREVVIASAVRTPIGSFGGTLRDVPAVDLGSIAIKEVLARAKVRPEKVDEVVMGNVLQAGLGQNPARQSAIHAGLSQYIPAVTVNKVGGSGMKAVTMAAQAIKAGDAEIIVAGGMENMSEAPFVLPHSRWGQRMGHDQLIDIMLQDALWCSFGHQPLGVTAEHIAEKFGISREEQDAYALESHRKAITAINEGRFKKEIIPVTVPRLKAEPIIFDTDEHPRDDLTMEELAKCRPAFKEDGTITAMNSAGINDGAAALLLMSAEKAFTMGIKPLAKIVAYDYQGCEPELMGTGAIYAARSVIHKVSEKLGKPVDLVELVEAFAVQAIACLRELQLDPQIVNVNGGTIALGHPVGCSGARILTSLLYEMERRDAKVGLAALCIGGGMGIATVLEREWYF
- a CDS encoding GNAT family N-acetyltransferase; the protein is MILHDYPKVVNLRDGTSITIRPLRKDDEEALYDYFNRLPPEDRLRLKDDVTDRKVIENWILDLDYDSVLPLLALHNDRIIANATLHFSPIGWTKHQAEIRITSDPEYRKKGLATILIENLIDIAIDLGLEQLTAEIVPELDKARVLFEKLGFRQAGVLKGFIKDIQGNYADLVLMVRDIRW
- a CDS encoding response regulator transcription factor, coding for MKILVIEDDPVITEFLSTGLTYEGYEVAASATGKAALHELRHRAYDLIILDIMLPDLDGFEVCRHIRSHDSELPILMLTVKKEVSDRVKGLDSGADDYLTKPFSFDELLARIRALLRRSGKTLKNRKLQAEGIVLDVESREVSQYGRRIDLTPTEFRLLELFMRHPHRVFTRETLLNRVLGYDYDGGTNVIDVHISHLRRKLGDRPPRLIRTVYAMGYAFYPESGK
- a CDS encoding HAMP domain-containing histidine kinase, which codes for MRGWEEFSLRARLVLLYAVLLIFSVVLVGCYSYWNIWQLFISNKSSHLRARAKPIIEHWLLDKDLAKEDPSLLHLDPRDALVLARDLTSRDAVAIVLNRQGEIVANGKRLPEEPTAPPPAGQYLRQALSGKNEITYRSEVNGKPVLVLLIPLRPLPASPQIFGVIQISTLLTDINQILFRHGAMLIAVVAVILILGIAVGFWLIGVSLKDLRSLVTICNQIREGNFTRRAHPKNRRDEIGQLAASFNQMVDQLEATFAAQRRFVANAAHELFTPLTGLRGSLEVLLRGAQDDAAATARLCRGMFKEVNRLIRLCDQLLGLSRLASSANVRKQKIILADFLYDFKQQAQVLAPNRSLIIQNGPFAAVSADPDLLNQILLNLLTNALRYSPPETPVIVGWRLLPGQVEIRLADQGIGMDKETLSHIFEPFYQGKSAAVSGEKGTGLGLALAKSMVAAHGGNLRVASEPGKGTTVYFTLPLE